A single Aspergillus chevalieri M1 DNA, chromosome 3, nearly complete sequence DNA region contains:
- a CDS encoding putative proline-rich, actin-associated protein Vrp1 (COG:S;~EggNog:ENOG410PQTF;~InterPro:IPR003124;~PFAM:PF02205;~go_function: GO:0003779 - actin binding [Evidence IEA]), with product MPPPPPPPPPPGGMGGPPPPPPPGNLPSRPSKGQAKDRGALLSDINKGTRLKKTVTNDRSAPVLGGGSGGNTGGPPVAGAPPVPTMGRPPAAPPVPSGNRLRSGSEAGSGVDSGPSAPAAQLGGLFAGGMPKLRSRGGVDTGANKQDSPYTDSSAPKPPVASAPKPPTVPRPPGARPPPPPPSTESSPAPNPLVAALRKPPPRPASRPSSTVSSRTAPDTPPPRAPPPLPGSSKPPPPPVSSRKPSAPAPPPPPPFSGPSAPTPPPPAAPRPPPPPPGPARSTPPPPPSAPSQNGVGGASIAVQAARNALGHKESAPAAPPPPPPASSAPAAPPPPPPISPPSAPQALPPPPRAPPQETSPYTLSNGGPSSGAGGGHGILEVDDNRFKFQSEGLFPKPRPFSREVRRYRAGRGSSVPLDLSALSG from the exons ATgccgcctcctcctcctccccctccgccGCCCGGAGGGATGGGAggccctcctccacctccaccccCAGGAAACCTGCCGAGCAGGCCGTCGAAAGGACAAGCAAAGGATCGG GGCGCACTTCTTTCAGATATCAATAAGGGAACTCGCTTGAAAAAGACCGTCACCAATGACAGATCGGCGCCGGTACTTGGAGGGGGCTCAGGTGGGAACACAGGTGGTCCCCCTGTTGCTGGCGCTCCGCCGGTTCCTACTATGGGCAGGCCGCCAGCCGCACCACCTGTTCCCTCAGGTAACCGACTACGAAGTGGCAGCGAAGCTGGCTCAGGGGTTGACAGTGGCCCGAGCGCCCCGGCCGCTCAACTAGGTGGTCTCTTTGCGGGGGGTATGCCCAAGCTCCGCAGTCGAGGAGGAGTCGATACGGGAGCCAACAAACAAGATTCGCCGTACACGGACAGCTCGGCACCTAAGCCACCCGTTGCGTCCGCACCAAAGCCCCCAACAGTTCCTAGACCACCAGGCGCTCGCCCTCCCCCACCGCCGCCCTCTACTGAATCGTCTCCTGCTCCTAACCCATTGGTTGCCGCTCTTCGCAAACCGCCTCCGAGGCCGGCTTCCCGGCCATCGTCGACCGTGTCATCGAGGACCGCACCAGATACACCCCCGCCGCGCGCACCTCCTCCGCTGCCAGGGTCGTCAAagccaccacctcctccagtATCTTCAAGAAAACCTTCCGCACCcgctcctccacctcctccacctTTCTCCGGCCCGTCTGCGCCtactccgcctccgccggcAGCTCCGCGGccaccccctcctccccccgGCCCAGCACGATCGACCCCTCCACCTCCGCCGTCTGCACCATCGCAAAATGGAGTTGGTGGCGCTTCGATAGCCGTACAAGCAGCTCGAAACGCTCTTGGACACAAGGAATCAGCACCAGCGGCTCCGCCGCCCCCTCCTCCGGCCTCATCAGCACCCGCAGcgcctcctccgccaccCCCAATTTCCCCGCCGTCAGCTCCCCAGGCCTTACCACCGCCTCCGCGTGCTCCTCCACAAGAGACGAGTCCTTATACGCTTAGTAACGGCGGGCCGTCATCGGGTGCAGGCGGTGGACACGGAATTCTTGAGGTGGATGACAATCGGTTCAAGTTCCAAAGCGAAGGACTGTTCCCGAAGCCACGGCCATTCTCCCGAGAGGTACGGAGATACCGTGCAGGACGGGGAAGCAGCGTGCCTCTTGATCTGAGTGCTTTAAGTGGTTGA